From a region of the Panicum virgatum strain AP13 chromosome 2K, P.virgatum_v5, whole genome shotgun sequence genome:
- the LOC120679529 gene encoding histone H4 produces the protein MSGRGKGGKGLGKGGAKRHRKVLRDNIQGITKPAIRRLARRGGVKRISGLIYEETRGVLKIFLENVIRDAVTYTEHARRKTVTAMDVVYALKRQGRTLYGFGG, from the coding sequence atgtcggGGCGCGGCAAGGGCGGCAAGGGGCTGGGCAAGGGCGGCGCCAAGCGCCACCGCAAGGTGCTCCGCGACAACATCCAGGGGATCACCAAGCCGGCGATCCGGCGGCTGGCCCGGAGGGGCGGCGTGAAGCGCATCTCGGGGCTCATCTACGAGGAGACCCGCGGCGTGCTCAAGATCTTCCTCGAGAACGTCATCCGCGACGCCGTCACCTACACCGAGCACGCCAGGCGCAAGACCGTCACCGCCATGGACGTCGTCTACGCGCTCAAGCGCCAGGGACGCACCCTCTACGGCTTCGGCGGCTAG
- the LOC120695360 gene encoding beta-1,3-galactosyltransferase pvg3-like, protein MKARPSSCLLLGAPLALLLLLVFVLPSHRTPQLGSDGRPGALCGRRPSTTTNVVAVAPPQDLEPELSLLIGVLTVPSRRERRDIVRMAYALQPPAARARVDVRFVFCNVTDPVDAALVAVEIRRHGDVVVLDCAENMNDGKTYAYLSSVPRLFAPAPYDYVMKADDDTYLRVAALVEELRGKPRRDLYLGRGFPVGDDPAPFMHGMGYLVSWDVAEWVSGNEDIPRSNGTRGHEDRLLGKWLNAGGRGKNRYNLKPRMYDVHWDVDNFWLDTVAVHRLKDNRRWAAVFRYFNVTAGIAPSNLYHLP, encoded by the coding sequence ATGAAGGCGCGCCCGTCCTcctgcctcctcctcggcgcccctcttgcgctcctcctcctcctcgttttCGTGCTCCCGTCCCACCGCACTCCCCAACTCGGCTCCGACGGGCGGCCCGGCGCCCTTTGCGGCCGCCgtcccagcaccaccaccaacgtcgtcgccgtcgcaccGCCGCAGGACCTGGAGCCCGAGCTCAGCCTGCTGATCGGCGTCCTCACCGTGCCGAgccggcgggagcggcgggACATCGTGCGGATGGCCTACGCGCtgcagccgccggccgcgcgggcgCGCGTGGACGTCCGCTTCGTGTTCTGCAACGTGACCGACCCCGTGGACGCGGCGCTGGTGGCGGTGGAAATCAGGCGGCACGGCGACGTCGTGGTGCTGGACTGCGCCGAGAACATGAACGACGGCAAGACGTACGCGTACCTCTCCTCGGTGCCGCGCCTCTTCGCGCCGGCGCCCTACGACTACGTGATGAAGGCCGACGACGACACGTACCTGCGCGTGGCGGCGCTCGTGGAGGAGCTCCGGGGCAAGCCCCGCCGCGACCTGTACCTCGGCCGCGGCTTCCCCGTCGGCGACGACCCCGCGCCGTTCATGCACGGCATGGGGTACCTCGTGTCGTGGGACGTCGCGGAGTGGGTGTCCGGCAACGAGGACATCCCGCGGAGCAACGGCACGCGCGGCCACGAGGACCGCCTCCTCGGCAAGTGGCTcaacgccggcggccgggggaaGAACCGGTACAACCTCAAGCCCAGGATGTACGACGTCCACTGGGACGTCGACAACTTCTGGCTCGACACCGTCGCCGTGCACAGGCTCAAGGACAACCGCCGGTGGGCGGCGGTGTTCAGGTACTTCAACGTCACCGCCGGAATCGCGCCGTCCAACCTGTATCACCTGCCATAA